A part of Acidimicrobiales bacterium genomic DNA contains:
- a CDS encoding amidohydrolase family protein → MADLVIRHGTIVDGTGAPAFTGDVAVTDGLITAVGEVDEGGDREIDAEGLTVTPGFVDIHTHFDGQATWDPVLAPSSVHGVTTLAMGNCGVGFAPARTDRHDWLIGLLEGVEDIPGTALAEGLTWDWETFPQYLDALDRRPHTVDLGVHVPHAALRTYVMGERGADHAERPTGAELARLALLVGEAVDAGAVGFATSRTEVHRTRDGARIPTLTAGADELLAVAEVLRQRGRGVIQLISDCYQTTDDELADAELGLMEQLVRASGRPLSFTVQQPFHAPERWRQLFGRVAELAAEGLPLKAQVAPRPIGVLLGLEGSANPFVACRSYAEVAALPLDERVPALRDPERRSRVLAEHAELLDRLPDGLFRQICGSFDLFFVLDDPVDYRLDPARSVGADAARLGLPAAGLTYDTLLRRGGRQLLYLPLFNFAHRSLDDVGEMLASPHALFGLSDAGAHCGAICDASFTTSSLVLWGRNRDPGPGPGSGRTFPIEWLVHGHTQRNARHLGWYDRGVVAPGHLADLNLIELGSLACHPPEIVHDLPAGGRRLIQRAEGYRSTIKAGVVTFVDGQPTGDAPGRLLRGPQPAPA, encoded by the coding sequence ATGGCCGACCTCGTCATCCGCCACGGCACGATCGTCGACGGCACCGGAGCGCCTGCGTTCACCGGCGACGTCGCCGTCACCGACGGGCTGATCACCGCGGTCGGCGAGGTGGACGAGGGCGGCGACCGGGAGATCGACGCCGAGGGGCTGACCGTCACCCCCGGCTTCGTCGACATCCACACCCACTTCGACGGCCAGGCCACCTGGGACCCGGTGCTCGCGCCGTCGTCGGTGCACGGCGTGACCACGCTCGCGATGGGCAACTGCGGCGTCGGGTTCGCCCCGGCCCGTACCGACCGGCACGACTGGCTGATCGGCCTGCTCGAAGGGGTGGAGGACATCCCCGGCACGGCCCTGGCCGAGGGGCTCACGTGGGACTGGGAGACGTTCCCCCAGTACCTCGACGCGCTCGATCGCCGGCCCCACACCGTCGACCTCGGGGTGCACGTGCCCCACGCCGCCCTGCGCACCTACGTGATGGGCGAGCGCGGCGCCGACCACGCCGAGCGTCCGACCGGTGCCGAGCTGGCCCGCCTCGCCCTCCTCGTGGGCGAGGCGGTGGACGCCGGTGCCGTCGGCTTCGCCACGTCGCGCACCGAGGTGCACCGCACCCGCGACGGGGCTCGCATCCCCACCCTCACCGCGGGCGCCGACGAGCTGCTCGCCGTCGCCGAGGTGCTGCGCCAGCGGGGCCGCGGCGTCATCCAGCTGATCTCCGACTGCTACCAGACCACCGACGACGAGCTCGCCGACGCCGAGCTCGGGCTGATGGAGCAGCTGGTGCGGGCCAGCGGCCGGCCGCTCTCGTTCACCGTGCAGCAGCCCTTCCACGCCCCCGAGCGGTGGAGGCAGCTGTTCGGGCGGGTCGCCGAGCTCGCCGCGGAGGGCCTTCCCCTGAAGGCGCAGGTGGCGCCCCGCCCCATCGGCGTGCTGCTCGGGCTGGAGGGCAGCGCGAACCCGTTCGTCGCCTGCCGGTCGTACGCCGAGGTCGCCGCCCTGCCCCTCGACGAGCGGGTGCCCGCGCTGCGCGACCCGGAGCGCCGCTCCCGGGTGCTGGCCGAGCACGCCGAGCTCCTCGACCGCCTGCCCGACGGCCTCTTCCGGCAGATCTGCGGGAGCTTCGACCTGTTCTTCGTGCTCGACGACCCGGTCGACTACCGGCTCGACCCGGCCCGCTCGGTCGGGGCCGACGCGGCCCGGCTCGGCCTCCCGGCCGCGGGCCTCACGTACGACACGCTGCTGCGGCGGGGCGGCCGCCAGCTGCTGTACCTCCCGCTGTTCAACTTCGCCCACCGCAGCCTCGACGACGTCGGCGAGATGCTGGCGTCGCCCCACGCCCTCTTCGGCCTGTCCGACGCCGGTGCGCACTGCGGGGCCATCTGCGACGCCAGCTTCACGACCTCGTCGCTGGTGCTCTGGGGCCGCAACCGCGACCCCGGCCCCGGCCCCGGCTCCGGCCGCACCTTCCCGATCGAGTGGCTCGTGCACGGGCACACCCAGCGCAACGCCCGCCACCTCGGCTGGTACGACCGCGGGGTCGTCGCCCCCGGCCACCTCGCCGACCTCAACCTGATCGAGCTCGGCTCGCTGGCGTGCCACCCACCGGAGATCGTCCACGACCTGCCGGCCGGCGGACGCCGGCTGATCCAGCGAGCCGAGGGGTACCGCTCGACGATCAAGGCCGGGGTGGTCACCTTCGTCGACGGGCAGCCCACCGGCGACGCGCCCGGTCGTCTCCTCCGGGGGCCGCAGCCGGCGCCGGCGTGA
- a CDS encoding aldo/keto reductase — translation MTYRRLGRTGLQVSTLSFGSWVTFGNQLDTGLARDCLAAAYERGVNLFDNAEVYAGGESERIMGQAIADLGWPRWSYVITTKLFWGIHDAVNMRSTLNRTYLLQALDGSLERLGLDFVDIVYCHRADPDTPIEETTWAMSDLIASGKARYWGTSEWPADSIRAAWEIAERHHLHKPVVEQPQYHLLERRRVEREYARLYDDIGIGLTTWSPLASGLLTGKYAGGVPDGSRAALPGYEWLRDRLVDPADNERVGRLAAVAGELACSLAQLAIAWCARNPHVSSVITGASRPEQVTENMGALDVIPLLDAEVLARIDDAVR, via the coding sequence ATGACGTACCGCCGGCTCGGCCGCACCGGCCTGCAGGTGAGCACCCTCTCGTTCGGCTCGTGGGTGACCTTCGGCAACCAGCTCGACACCGGACTCGCCCGCGACTGCCTCGCCGCGGCGTACGAGCGGGGCGTGAACCTGTTCGACAACGCCGAGGTCTACGCCGGCGGCGAGTCGGAGCGGATCATGGGGCAGGCCATCGCCGACCTCGGGTGGCCCCGGTGGTCGTACGTGATCACCACCAAGCTCTTCTGGGGCATCCACGACGCCGTCAACATGCGGAGCACCCTGAACCGCACGTACCTGCTCCAGGCCCTCGACGGCTCGCTCGAGCGGCTGGGCCTCGACTTCGTCGACATCGTGTACTGCCACCGGGCCGATCCCGACACGCCCATCGAGGAGACCACCTGGGCGATGAGCGACCTGATCGCCTCGGGCAAGGCCCGGTACTGGGGCACCTCGGAGTGGCCCGCGGACTCGATCCGGGCGGCGTGGGAGATTGCCGAGCGCCACCACCTGCACAAGCCCGTGGTGGAGCAGCCGCAGTACCACCTGCTCGAGCGACGCCGGGTCGAGCGCGAGTACGCCCGGCTCTACGACGACATCGGCATCGGCCTCACCACGTGGAGCCCCCTGGCGTCGGGGCTGCTCACCGGGAAGTACGCCGGCGGCGTCCCCGACGGGAGCCGGGCCGCCCTCCCCGGGTACGAGTGGCTGCGCGACCGGCTCGTCGACCCGGCCGACAACGAGCGCGTCGGCCGCCTCGCCGCGGTGGCCGGCGAGCTCGCTTGCTCGCTCGCGCAGCTGGCCATCGCCTGGTGCGCCCGGAACCCCCACGTGTCCAGCGTGATCACCGGCGCCAGCCGGCCCGAGCAGGTGACCGAGAACATGGGCGCCCTCGACGTCATCCCCCTGCTCGACGCCGAGGTGCTGGCCCGGATCGACGACGCCGTGCGGTGA
- the ppk2 gene encoding polyphosphate kinase 2: MDDTDDMPMVEVDGRPMAVPDLVSGYHDLKRELAALRRERRGMVRTAREEAQLKPFQAELLKLQQHLEDHQRRVIVLFEGRDAAGKGGTIRRVTRFMNEKHYRVVALGKPTEEQRTQWYFQRYVEQFPTGGRIVLFDRSWYNRAMVEPVFGFCTDEEHQHFMQGVVGFEKDLVRTGMILVKLYFSVTKEEQKRRFDRRRNDPLRQWKLSEIDMQAQEHWDDFTDAKYWMLKKTSTPQAPWIIVRSENKHRARLNAIKVILNAVPYEGRNPELDFVPDPEIVVSGAQELQLMEAQRIRSGKFAG, from the coding sequence ATGGACGACACGGACGACATGCCGATGGTCGAGGTCGACGGGCGGCCGATGGCCGTTCCCGATCTGGTCTCGGGCTACCACGACCTGAAGCGCGAGCTGGCGGCCCTGCGCCGCGAGCGGCGGGGGATGGTGCGCACGGCTCGCGAGGAAGCACAGCTCAAGCCGTTCCAGGCCGAGCTGCTGAAGCTGCAGCAGCACCTCGAGGATCACCAGCGGCGGGTGATCGTGCTGTTCGAGGGGCGTGACGCGGCCGGCAAGGGCGGCACGATCCGCCGCGTCACCCGGTTCATGAACGAGAAGCACTACCGCGTCGTCGCCCTCGGCAAGCCCACCGAGGAGCAGCGCACCCAGTGGTACTTCCAGCGCTACGTGGAGCAGTTCCCCACCGGCGGCAGGATCGTGCTGTTCGACCGGTCCTGGTACAACCGGGCGATGGTGGAGCCCGTCTTCGGGTTCTGCACCGACGAGGAGCACCAGCACTTCATGCAGGGCGTGGTCGGCTTCGAGAAGGATCTCGTCCGCACCGGCATGATCCTGGTGAAGCTGTACTTCTCCGTCACCAAGGAGGAGCAGAAGCGCCGGTTCGACCGGCGCCGCAACGATCCCCTGCGGCAGTGGAAGCTGTCCGAGATCGACATGCAGGCCCAGGAGCACTGGGACGACTTCACCGACGCCAAGTACTGGATGCTCAAGAAGACGAGCACCCCGCAGGCCCCGTGGATCATCGTCCGGTCGGAGAACAAGCACCGGGCCCGCCTGAACGCCATCAAGGTCATCCTCAACGCCGTTCCCTACGAGGGCCGCAACCCCGAGCTCGACTTCGTGCCCGACCCGGAGATCGTCGTGTCGGGTGCCCAGGAGCTGCAGCTGATGGAGGCCCAGCGCATCCGCAGCGGCAAGTTCGCGGGCTGA
- a CDS encoding PaaI family thioesterase, giving the protein MFDHFFTDDTRQRGVPLAHHPWPARPPHRLAGRRLSRHGPAPLRCRAVPDFPDFDPRTAEAASGHRDTTGLGGFLGITTLDVGPGRMRCGLDVRPDLLNPFGMMHGGVVAALVDHILGAVCYPVIPKGTWSATTEFKLNLVAPVREGTVEAAAEILSMSRRTAVVRIDVTNAGRVVALAQGTVTLQPPKPPPPA; this is encoded by the coding sequence ATGTTCGACCATTTCTTCACGGATGACACGCGGCAGAGGGGCGTACCACTCGCCCACCACCCGTGGCCTGCTCGACCGCCGCACCGCCTCGCTGGCCGGCGGCTGAGCCGCCACGGCCCTGCGCCGCTACGGTGCCGGGCCGTGCCCGACTTCCCCGACTTCGATCCCCGCACCGCCGAGGCGGCCAGTGGCCACCGCGACACCACCGGGCTCGGCGGCTTCCTCGGCATCACCACGCTGGACGTGGGGCCGGGGCGGATGCGCTGCGGTCTCGATGTGCGGCCCGACCTGCTGAACCCGTTCGGGATGATGCACGGCGGGGTGGTCGCCGCCCTCGTCGACCACATCCTCGGCGCCGTCTGCTACCCGGTGATCCCCAAGGGCACGTGGAGCGCCACCACCGAGTTCAAACTGAACCTGGTGGCGCCGGTGCGCGAGGGCACGGTCGAGGCCGCCGCCGAGATCCTCTCGATGTCGAGGCGCACGGCGGTGGTGCGCATCGACGTCACCAACGCCGGCCGCGTCGTCGCCCTCGCCCAGGGCACCGTGACCCTGCAACCTCCGAAGCCGCCGCCCCCGGCCTGA
- a CDS encoding DUF222 domain-containing protein, whose translation MTVVLDGLDGVEGLDSLRELDLLHEAVDRLAALDPAGAGDAELHQLVVGVQACRTRLDAAAARLVERWDARRVWADDGSRAAGARLARDAHLSKREGTAVVRRARSLTGMPMTAAAYAAGVISADHVEVLARAGVARTSDAFARDEATLVSHAAKLDFADFVRAVDYWRIHVDPDGADATAERQAASRDVRLVRTFEGTFDLRGRLDAVWGSVVHAELTRLEDQLYVEDVAEARRRLGRDDVTQAELARTPAQRRADALVRMAERSRTAPAGGRRPEPLITVVVGLETFAGALCQLDDGTVLTAAQWLPLLDRADIESIVFDSAKRALSVSVRERFFTGALRRAIEVRDQHCQHPSGCDVPASRCQVDHIVPWEAGGPTTLDNGRLYCGPHNRARNRRRPPPRTP comes from the coding sequence ATGACGGTGGTGCTCGACGGGCTGGACGGGGTGGAGGGCCTCGACTCGCTGCGTGAGCTCGACCTGCTGCACGAGGCCGTCGACCGGCTGGCCGCCCTCGACCCGGCCGGGGCGGGCGACGCCGAGCTGCACCAGCTGGTGGTGGGGGTGCAGGCCTGCCGCACCCGCCTCGACGCCGCGGCCGCCCGGCTGGTCGAGCGCTGGGACGCCCGGCGGGTGTGGGCCGACGACGGCTCACGGGCCGCCGGGGCCCGCCTGGCCCGAGACGCCCACCTGTCCAAACGCGAGGGCACCGCGGTGGTGCGCCGGGCCCGCAGCCTCACCGGGATGCCCATGACCGCGGCCGCCTACGCGGCCGGGGTGATCAGCGCCGACCACGTCGAGGTGCTGGCCCGAGCCGGCGTGGCCCGCACTTCCGACGCGTTCGCCCGGGACGAGGCGACCCTGGTCTCCCACGCGGCCAAGCTCGACTTCGCCGACTTCGTGCGGGCCGTCGACTACTGGCGGATCCACGTCGACCCCGACGGTGCCGACGCCACCGCCGAGCGGCAGGCGGCCAGCCGTGACGTGAGGCTGGTGCGCACCTTCGAGGGCACCTTCGACCTGCGGGGCCGCCTGGACGCGGTGTGGGGCAGCGTGGTGCACGCCGAGCTGACCCGCCTCGAAGACCAGCTGTACGTCGAGGACGTGGCCGAGGCCCGCCGGCGGTTGGGCCGCGACGACGTCACCCAGGCCGAGCTGGCCCGCACCCCCGCCCAGCGTCGGGCCGACGCCCTGGTGCGCATGGCCGAGCGGTCCCGCACCGCGCCCGCCGGGGGCCGCCGGCCCGAGCCGCTGATCACCGTCGTCGTCGGCCTGGAGACCTTCGCCGGCGCCCTGTGCCAGCTCGACGACGGCACCGTCCTCACCGCCGCCCAGTGGCTGCCGCTGCTGGATCGGGCCGACATCGAGTCGATCGTGTTCGACTCGGCCAAGCGGGCCCTGTCGGTGAGCGTGCGGGAGCGGTTCTTCACCGGGGCCCTGCGCCGGGCCATCGAGGTGCGCGACCAGCACTGCCAGCACCCCTCGGGCTGCGACGTGCCCGCCAGCCGCTGCCAGGTCGACCACATCGTCCCCTGGGAAGCGGGCGGGCCCACCACCCTGGACAATGGCCGGCTCTACTGCGGCCCCCACAACCGGGCCCGCAACCGCAGACGCCCGCCGCCCCGAACACCCTGA
- a CDS encoding cytochrome P450 produces MSTPVTDWATDFDHTDPVWVADPYPIWDDLRQRCPVAHSDRFGGTWLPTRHEDISAIAYDTEHFTSRAVVVSEVRPGPDDLPAPIGGAPPITSDPPFHSAARRLLLPAFSPKQIDALTPFTRDTCRELLDALDGRDPVDAAVDYAQHIPVRVIAKMLGFPLEDADTFREIIHMILEEGVGLAADAEERAVREAEIEGYFDAQIADHAANPRDDLTSFLLNAELDGQKLHPDHVRGTILLILVAGIDTTWSAIGSSLWHLARTPADRARLVAEPGLMPTAIEELLRAYAPVTMARMVAQDVEIGGRQLHRDDWVLLPFPAANRDPEVFDDADRVVLDRAVNRHAAFGLGIHRCLGSNLARMELTVAVEEWLARFPDFELAEPAAVTWSAGQVRGPRSIPMRILRRG; encoded by the coding sequence ATGAGCACACCGGTGACCGACTGGGCGACCGACTTCGACCACACCGACCCCGTCTGGGTGGCCGACCCGTACCCGATCTGGGACGACCTGCGGCAGCGCTGCCCGGTCGCCCACTCCGACCGCTTCGGTGGCACGTGGCTGCCGACCCGCCACGAGGACATCTCGGCCATCGCCTACGACACCGAGCACTTCACCTCGCGGGCAGTGGTGGTGAGCGAGGTCCGGCCCGGCCCCGACGACCTGCCCGCGCCCATCGGCGGCGCACCCCCCATCACCAGCGACCCGCCCTTCCACAGCGCGGCCCGCCGCCTGCTGCTGCCCGCCTTCTCGCCCAAGCAGATCGACGCGCTCACGCCCTTCACGCGCGACACCTGCCGCGAGCTGCTCGACGCCCTGGACGGCCGCGACCCGGTCGACGCGGCCGTCGACTACGCCCAGCACATCCCGGTGCGGGTGATCGCCAAGATGCTGGGCTTCCCCCTCGAGGACGCCGACACCTTCCGCGAGATCATCCACATGATCCTCGAGGAGGGGGTGGGCCTGGCGGCCGACGCCGAGGAGCGGGCCGTCCGCGAGGCCGAGATCGAGGGCTACTTCGACGCCCAGATCGCGGACCACGCCGCCAACCCGCGCGACGACCTCACCAGCTTCCTGCTGAACGCCGAGCTCGACGGCCAGAAGCTCCATCCCGACCACGTGCGCGGCACCATCTTGCTGATCCTGGTGGCCGGCATCGACACCACGTGGAGCGCCATCGGCTCGTCGCTGTGGCACCTGGCCCGCACGCCGGCCGACCGGGCCCGCCTGGTCGCCGAGCCCGGCCTCATGCCCACCGCCATCGAGGAGCTGCTGCGGGCCTACGCCCCGGTCACCATGGCGCGCATGGTCGCCCAGGACGTCGAGATCGGCGGGCGCCAGCTGCACCGCGACGACTGGGTGCTGCTCCCCTTCCCGGCCGCCAACCGCGACCCGGAGGTGTTCGACGACGCCGACCGGGTCGTGCTCGACCGGGCCGTGAACCGCCACGCCGCCTTCGGTCTCGGGATCCACCGCTGCCTCGGGTCGAACCTGGCCCGCATGGAGCTGACCGTGGCCGTCGAGGAGTGGCTGGCCCGCTTCCCCGACTTCGAGCTGGCCGAACCCGCCGCCGTCACGTGGTCGGCCGGCCAGGTCCGCGGCCCCCGCAGCATCCCGATGCGAATCCTCCGGCGCGGCTGA
- a CDS encoding SHOCT domain-containing protein, with amino-acid sequence MPGLLRGVARTAVVAGTATAVSGRVQRRQAEHFAQRDAAIYAEREQAYEQQVAPQPAPAPVAAVAPAPAPAPAAEADVIAQLRQLAELKTQGILTDEEFQAEKAKILGR; translated from the coding sequence ATGCCCGGACTGCTGCGAGGAGTCGCCCGCACCGCCGTCGTCGCCGGCACCGCCACCGCTGTCAGCGGGCGGGTGCAGCGCAGGCAGGCCGAGCACTTCGCCCAGCGTGACGCCGCGATCTACGCCGAGCGCGAGCAGGCCTACGAACAGCAGGTGGCGCCGCAGCCCGCCCCGGCCCCGGTGGCCGCCGTCGCCCCGGCCCCGGCCCCGGCCCCGGCGGCGGAGGCCGACGTGATCGCCCAGCTCCGGCAGCTCGCCGAGCTGAAGACGCAGGGGATCCTCACCGACGAGGAGTTCCAGGCTGAGAAGGCCAAGATCCTCGGCCGCTGA
- a CDS encoding DUF1269 domain-containing protein, whose amino-acid sequence MSEVDVHGPIDFLLIQFPGDKPTDAAAAALLDLVDRGIVRLYDILAIRKDADGTFSGIELDAAGDLGGFVAFAGARSGLLGDDDLRQAGDAMDPGTMAVLLVYENAWAIPFVAGALDGGGQMIASQRIPAQDVMDALDALDAED is encoded by the coding sequence ATGAGCGAGGTGGACGTCCACGGGCCGATCGACTTCCTCCTCATCCAGTTCCCGGGCGACAAGCCGACCGATGCGGCCGCCGCGGCCCTGCTGGACCTGGTGGACCGGGGGATCGTGCGGCTCTACGACATCCTGGCCATCCGCAAGGACGCCGACGGGACCTTCTCGGGGATCGAGCTGGATGCGGCCGGCGATCTGGGAGGGTTCGTGGCCTTCGCCGGGGCTCGCTCCGGGCTGCTCGGCGACGACGACCTGCGCCAGGCGGGCGACGCCATGGACCCGGGGACCATGGCCGTGCTGCTGGTCTACGAGAACGCCTGGGCCATCCCGTTCGTCGCCGGCGCCCTCGACGGCGGCGGCCAGATGATCGCCAGCCAGCGGATCCCGGCCCAGGACGTCATGGACGCGCTCGACGCGCTCGACGCCGAAGACTGA